In Treponema vincentii, a single window of DNA contains:
- a CDS encoding ferrous iron transport protein A yields MMTLQEAPCAVYTVKKINGSRDLKRRMENMGIAAGADVEVIEHTKTVCRIKTVKREIELSIEEAACIGVGEQFKRNGDPVLFSCCSYGRAGDLWDRANEINENVQQKGDERP; encoded by the coding sequence ATGATGACATTACAAGAAGCGCCCTGCGCCGTTTATACCGTCAAAAAAATAAACGGCTCGCGCGATCTTAAAAGACGGATGGAAAACATGGGTATTGCAGCCGGCGCGGATGTGGAAGTGATCGAACATACCAAAACCGTATGCCGGATTAAAACCGTTAAACGAGAAATAGAACTATCCATTGAAGAGGCTGCCTGTATCGGCGTTGGAGAACAGTTTAAACGAAACGGAGACCCTGTTTTGTTCAGCTGCTGCTCTTACGGCCGTGCAGGAGACCTCTGGGATAGGGCAAACGAAATTAATGAAAACGTACAACAAAAAGGAGATGAAAGACCATGA
- a CDS encoding 4-hydroxybutyrate dehydrogenase — MKQLAVKPEIHKFETAKEFAEAFKLGKDDLVITNEYIYKPFFGALNLPCATLFQEKYGAGEPSDDMVEAMYKDVHGSYKRIIAIGGGTVIDISKFFSLKHTSPVLDLYDGKQEIVKGKELIIVPTTCGTGSEVTNIAVLSLNARGTKKGLAHDAMYGDYAVLIPELLKDLPFKFFATSSIDALVHSVESSLSPKATESTKLFGYKAIEMILKGYKEIEKSSPDARLPLLSDFLLASNYAGIAFSIAGCAAVHAMSYPIGATFHVAHGESNYAMFTGVLKNYLEIKKDGEIAKLNRFMADILGCDTAHVYDALEKLLNCLLKKKPLHEYGMKKEQIAEFADSVIANQQRLMANNFVFLDRDRLIKIYTELF; from the coding sequence ATGAAACAGCTTGCGGTAAAACCTGAAATTCATAAGTTTGAAACGGCGAAAGAATTTGCGGAAGCGTTCAAACTCGGAAAAGACGATCTTGTTATCACAAACGAGTATATCTACAAACCGTTTTTCGGCGCATTGAACCTGCCTTGCGCGACGCTTTTTCAAGAAAAATACGGTGCGGGAGAACCTTCCGACGATATGGTTGAAGCTATGTACAAAGATGTACACGGCAGCTATAAGCGTATTATCGCAATCGGCGGCGGAACCGTCATCGACATTTCGAAGTTTTTCTCCTTAAAGCACACCTCGCCGGTGTTGGACTTATACGACGGAAAGCAGGAAATCGTAAAGGGCAAAGAACTGATTATCGTACCGACTACCTGCGGTACCGGATCGGAGGTAACCAATATCGCCGTACTCTCGCTGAATGCCCGCGGAACAAAAAAAGGCCTTGCGCACGATGCAATGTATGGCGACTATGCGGTGCTGATTCCCGAACTGCTGAAAGACTTGCCCTTTAAATTTTTTGCAACAAGCTCTATCGATGCATTGGTGCATTCTGTTGAATCATCGCTTTCACCCAAAGCAACGGAAAGCACAAAGCTGTTCGGATACAAAGCTATCGAGATGATTTTAAAAGGCTATAAAGAAATCGAGAAAAGCAGCCCCGATGCACGGCTTCCGCTGTTAAGTGATTTCCTGCTTGCATCTAACTATGCAGGTATCGCATTTAGCATTGCAGGATGCGCAGCGGTTCACGCGATGAGCTATCCGATCGGTGCAACCTTCCATGTCGCTCACGGTGAATCGAACTACGCGATGTTTACCGGCGTCTTGAAAAATTATCTTGAAATTAAAAAAGACGGCGAGATTGCAAAACTGAACCGATTTATGGCCGATATTCTCGGATGTGATACGGCACATGTCTACGATGCGTTGGAAAAGCTGCTCAACTGTCTGCTCAAAAAGAAACCGCTGCACGAATACGGTATGAAAAAAGAGCAGATTGCCGAATTTGCCGACAGCGTCATTGCAAATCAGCAGCGCCTTATGGCAAATAACTTTGTGTTCCTTGACAGAGACCGGCTGATTAAAATCTATACCGAATTATTTTAA
- a CDS encoding ribonuclease Z, with product MNLEAFILGCGGMMPLPYRHLTSVLLRREGDLFLFDAGEGTQVSLRRLNLRWKKINTIFISHTHADHVTGLPGILMLSAQVDRDEPLYIIGPPKIKEYVETSRQVLDMYINYEIIIQEITEPGIVYKTDEFQVRAFWLEHTKPCLGYVFEEFPRPGAFDPEAARRLNVPCGPLWSKLQAGMAVEAADGTVVESSQVLGPPRNGRKFGFVTDTKYLPSIAPEVAGSDFLVCESMFAKGMEQDAAEKKHMTCTQAAQIARDAAVKKMALIHYSPRYTDHDLKQLLKDAQEIFPNTVLSKDRMVETIEYTD from the coding sequence ATGAATCTTGAAGCATTTATCTTGGGCTGCGGGGGCATGATGCCTTTACCGTACCGTCATCTTACTTCGGTGCTGCTTCGCCGTGAGGGCGATTTATTTCTTTTTGATGCAGGCGAAGGCACGCAAGTTTCCCTACGCCGCCTCAACCTCCGATGGAAAAAAATCAATACCATCTTTATCAGTCATACCCATGCGGATCATGTAACGGGATTGCCCGGCATTCTGATGTTATCGGCACAGGTTGACCGCGATGAGCCACTTTACATTATCGGCCCGCCGAAAATTAAAGAATACGTCGAAACAAGCCGGCAAGTTCTCGATATGTATATCAATTACGAAATCATTATCCAAGAAATTACCGAACCCGGCATTGTGTATAAAACCGATGAGTTTCAAGTGCGGGCATTCTGGCTTGAGCATACTAAGCCGTGTCTCGGCTATGTATTTGAGGAATTTCCCCGGCCGGGAGCCTTCGATCCCGAAGCAGCACGCAGGCTTAATGTCCCATGCGGACCGCTCTGGTCAAAGCTGCAGGCAGGAATGGCCGTAGAAGCGGCAGACGGTACTGTCGTAGAAAGCAGCCAAGTACTCGGACCGCCTCGAAATGGCAGAAAATTCGGATTTGTAACCGATACAAAATATCTCCCGAGCATCGCACCGGAGGTTGCCGGATCCGACTTCTTAGTCTGCGAATCCATGTTTGCAAAAGGAATGGAACAAGATGCTGCCGAAAAAAAACACATGACTTGTACTCAGGCAGCCCAAATTGCACGAGACGCTGCAGTAAAAAAAATGGCACTCATTCACTACAGTCCTCGTTATACGGATCATGACTTAAAGCAGCTTTTAAAAGACGCACAGGAAATATTCCCCAATACGGTGTTATCAAAAGACCGGATGGTAGAAACTATCGAATATACAGATTAA
- a CDS encoding fibronectin type III domain-containing protein, whose protein sequence is MENKYGLLLAGILFFCFIPLPAQQLSSSAQETKKTVDEKKNYFLKETDKGVTLVQRLSWEKLDDILGFEFDLEQQDKKTKVWRVIDKRTVKTNYVDVSLSPGDYRFRVRVINLLGQKEESSEYRNFAIRIAYQPEVSTVSPQVINFDELEDQTLTITGKNFHEDTAFVLKNDLSGSVLNGTVIELKDNGTHAVVSFEFLRANPGTYTFAAVDPSDLSAEKDGIVFRFQKPIDIFISGNYVFNGFIGNRILAKKDYFNTSIAPLAGGIRLTVAPIKRFYGNFGFNFTGSGAYLRNKTDGYTLNAGILFAQLNAAYFYPIIKHRLIFDAHAGFGTMFLVNTQFTYNTTNTTEKLTSEKAWYWGLTFNVGTALYAYVYKKLYIEVNLDHLIPIRRGNGFPKYIIQPQLGIGWEF, encoded by the coding sequence ATGGAAAATAAGTACGGCTTACTACTTGCCGGTATCCTCTTTTTTTGTTTTATTCCGTTACCGGCGCAACAACTCTCTTCCTCTGCCCAAGAAACAAAAAAAACGGTGGATGAAAAGAAAAATTATTTCCTTAAAGAAACCGATAAAGGTGTTACGCTTGTACAGCGCCTTTCTTGGGAGAAGTTGGATGATATTTTGGGGTTTGAATTTGACCTTGAACAGCAAGATAAAAAAACGAAAGTATGGCGTGTGATAGATAAACGTACTGTAAAAACGAATTATGTAGACGTTTCTTTGTCTCCGGGGGATTACCGTTTCCGTGTGCGGGTTATCAATCTTTTAGGCCAAAAAGAAGAGTCGAGCGAGTATCGTAACTTTGCCATTCGTATTGCGTATCAACCGGAAGTTTCGACGGTCTCTCCGCAAGTTATCAACTTCGATGAGTTGGAAGATCAAACACTTACTATAACCGGTAAAAATTTTCATGAAGATACGGCTTTTGTCCTTAAAAATGATCTTAGCGGATCTGTTTTAAATGGAACTGTGATTGAGTTAAAGGACAACGGTACGCATGCAGTCGTCTCTTTTGAGTTTTTGAGAGCAAATCCGGGAACTTATACATTTGCAGCAGTTGATCCGAGTGACCTTTCGGCAGAAAAAGACGGTATTGTGTTCCGATTTCAGAAGCCGATTGATATATTTATTTCAGGTAACTATGTTTTTAACGGTTTTATCGGTAACCGAATATTAGCAAAAAAAGATTATTTCAACACAAGTATTGCACCTTTGGCTGGCGGTATCCGGCTGACTGTTGCTCCGATAAAGCGGTTTTACGGAAATTTCGGTTTTAATTTTACCGGTTCAGGAGCCTATTTAAGAAATAAAACCGATGGGTATACGCTCAATGCAGGAATATTATTTGCTCAACTGAATGCTGCTTATTTCTATCCCATTATTAAACATCGATTGATATTCGATGCACATGCCGGATTTGGTACGATGTTTCTCGTAAATACCCAGTTTACCTATAATACAACTAATACAACGGAAAAACTGACAAGTGAGAAGGCATGGTATTGGGGATTAACATTCAATGTTGGTACGGCCTTGTATGCATATGTGTATAAAAAGCTATATATCGAAGTTAATCTTGATCATCTTATTCCGATTCGAAGGGGAAACGGATTTCCGAAATATATCATCCAACCGCAGCTGGGTATCGGGTGGGAATTCTAA